The Tachysurus fulvidraco isolate hzauxx_2018 chromosome 10, HZAU_PFXX_2.0, whole genome shotgun sequence genome segment GAACCTTACAGCATGATCTCCAGACCGAgatgaacagtgtaacaggaatgtATAAGGTCTTCTTGACAACAGCATTCCTGTAGTATCATAGTGCTGTTGCAACCAGTTAATCAACTCCTCAGAGAACATCTTTTAGTAAATTCAACGGTTGGAAAGGATTTGAAGAATTATTTGAAAGGATTCTATGCATGGACAATTTGGGAATATTACAGaataatgtattaaagaatggactttaaggacttttaggtttatcacacagttaccATCAGGAGAATGGACATAGAACGCTGTGACAAAACTacattggttttatttgcaAGTTTGATGCCTTGGAAAAACAACCATTATGTGGGGACCCCACACTAATTATGAGGCTTGTGAAATCGATCTAACATGTTCACAATAATTTTACAAGAGTAATAGTTTCACACAGGAAAACATGTCACCACAACTCATGATCACTTTTCTATCTTTGTTAATGATAACCACATGATAACACTTTGTCCGATTAAGGTTACTTTACTTTGTATGATTCCAGAAACAGCTTGGTTCATAGGAAAATATTACTGTCCTTATGTTAATTTCACTCTACATACATTGTCATTGAATCCAGCAGACAATTAGTCTTTGAGGAAGATGTACCAAAATTTGATTTTGAGTTaccaaaatatataatgttattatagAATATGTTAGTCATTATGTCATAATGCAAAGAAAGGATGACCATATTGTCAAAGCTCAACAATTTTTTCTTGTAGGAAAAACTAATGTTTTGACTAAACAAATGCATGGTGGTGATTTGGTTATTGCCTATTCTGATCTGATTTGGGATGTAACCTTCAAAactgctgtttgtgtatgcatcTTTCTCATTTCTAAGGCAGGGCTTCACCGACACTGGACACCGACCCAAAAATGGGAGGTGTAATCTGTATTAAGGAAGTGATGTGATGCTTCAGGGCCAAAAGCATCAAAGGGgggactgtaagaaattacagaaattgcacccaaattccactccaaggtacacatcttaaaagagctcattcctaagaagtatcataaggtaataggtttaggactctaaacgtataaatgtGATTCAGTTATAAATATGGGGgacggcagcaggacattagggatcaccacaaacaaagggtctacgtgactgtgattaccatttaaagtgaccacttggttgataacaataccaagccaaggtctacatggccgcgattaccatttgaagtgaccacttgggtgctagcaattgtaacaataccaagacaaggtgtacgtgaccatgattaacatttaaagacatcagctagacaacaaggtgtagcccagccatttgggagacattcagttcttacactcaatacacattcaaagcggaacttcatttaaattaccaaaagggaaaactgtatataaggcttgagcagaatttgctctgggttcttattgactccgatgaacccaaagtacatgatgtattttgtcactgctatgctggaataaacttattgttctttattaagatcttcaacatcatcgtcttattttttacactacgcatttttttttcttacagtacCCAGTATTTCAGTAAAGACACATCGGCTTTCCTACAGAAATGATCAGGGAAAGTCACAAATTAAATGGGAAAGGTAAAATTAGTGACAGTTGTAGCCCATTTAATTTGCTCATTTCCCTACACACCCACAGCAGAAACCTGCTAAAGCCTGCCCCCACCTGCCAGACTGATATTATTGCCTTCTTTTACTTGTATTCTTTGGTCGAATGATGAGTCTCTTCCATTTGTTTTTGGTAATTTGATGGAAAACTGACATTTTGTTCTGTCTGTCATGTAAGGATGAAGATGtttgcaaaataaattattgtaaatattatgtaaatgtaaaaagtagGGGCTAATTTGGTGAGAGATATACTTTCttgacattgacattattttctGATGTGCTGAAAGAATTTCTCAGAAAAATTGTTATATCCTTCATTGATATTAACTTAATTTATACCAACTCCCTACCTCATTACTTCCAACAAAGCCAAGCTTCTAAAGTGATCTCATTCCCTTCTTTTAAAACACCCTGATCTAACAATGTAACAGATCTCTACATAAAGAAATTATAGGTAACAAAGAACTGCTTGTTGAAAACCCTTTCACTGTGTATACTGACTTCAAGAACCTTGAatctattaaaaacaaatcaattaacCCCAAGAAAAGTTTAATGGGACATCATCCCTACATCAATTAATGTCACTATTTCATATTATCTATGCTCTTGCTTGTACCCCACTGATCCCAAACCTGACACCAATTTACCATCTTCATGCTCATTCCATTGTCTCTGGCCAGTTATAAGCCAGTGACTTCAGTCATTTGGGCAGCCAGTAGAGGTCTGTTACAGCCCCCAAACAACCCCAGGGCTTCTAGGACAAAGAAGAAGTGTATGTCTTCCATGTACCTTGAGAGATAGTGACTCCACCCAATTATAGTATGGTACAAGGTGGAGAGTTTCAGTGGTAGAGTTTCAAGGTGGTACAAGGTGGAGAGTTTCAGTTCCTTTACATATCTTTTCAGTTTAGGTCAAACAGATGTAGTGGAACATTCCCGACTAGTGGTCAACTCAGTAACAGCATCCATTATATGGGTAATTAAACAAGTAAatggcattcattcattcattcattcattcattcattttctaccgcttatccgatctacgggaatcgaacccccatcgAACCCCGTTCGATCGGAATCGaacgttcatttatttatgtttatccttatttcttattattattattattattattagtagtagtagtagtagtagtagtagtagtagtagtagtagtagtagtatttattttctatctctctctcttttgtttccatacttctgtaaagctgcattgagccaatgggaattgttaaaagcgctatacaaataaatcaaatttaattgaattgactGTGTAtagcggggggcacggtggcttagtggttagctaaggttggggttcgattcccgcctccgccttgtgtgtgtggagtttgcaagttctctccgtgcctcaggggtttcctccgtgtactccggtttcctcccccggtccaaagacatgcatgttaggttgattggcatctctggaaaattgtccggattgtgtgagtgaatgagagtgtttgtgtgccctgcgataggttggcactctgtccagggtgtatcctgcctcgatgcccgatgacgcctgagataggcacaggctccccgtgacccgaggtagttaaATAgcgataaagcggtagaaaatgagtgagtgagagtgactgtgtATAGCAGCTTGCTGAGTATGGAGCTCCTTGGCTGCAGACCAGTTagagtgcccatgctgacccATGTTCACCAACAAAAGCACCTAAAATGGACATGGTCCATGGAGCAATGGAAAAACTTGGCTTGGTGTGATGAATCATGCTTACTTTTACAGCATGTGGATGGCTGATTGCATGTGCATTGCTTACCTTCAGAAGAGATGGCACCTGGATGCGCTCTGGGAAGAAGGCAAGCTGCCAAAGACAGCGTCATACTCTGAAATGTTCTGCTAGGAAACCTTGTGTCCTGGCATAAATGTGCATGTTATTTTGAGACATGCCACGTATGAAACATTGCATCTGACCATGTACACCCCTTTGTGACAACAGTATTCCCTACTGGCAATGGTTCCTTTTAGCAGGATAATGTGCCTTGCCACACAGTGAAATGTGTTAAAGAATGGTATGAGAAACAAGACAAAGAGTTCTAGGTGTTTAATTGGCTTTCAAATTCCCCAGATCCTAATATTCCTAATGTGCAAAGACTTCAAATTGCTCATACAAGGTCCTTGATACATTTCTTGTATAATTttagagcaaaaacaaaataacaaaatcttAAATAACCAACACTGACTATGAAATCCATTATTCATTCAGGTTAGAGCCCTAGACAGCTAATCATTACAATCATGAAATCTTTCAGTCAAAGCTTTATTTCATCTCCATACTGTAGGTAATAAATTCTGAaggtacattttatttattttaatctttactaataaaatacatttattttaatctatcTTTATCTCAGTATATACTAAATGGCATGTCATAATATCATATGCTCTACACTGCATCAGTTGATATCAGTAATtcactaaaaaagaaaatatccctttttattattattattataataacatgcATGCATGTCTGTACATTCAAACCTATAACCACACTTAATTGTTCATAAATTTTGTAAAATTGTGAATTGATTGTTTCCTCACATGCGCTCATGCTGTGCATAATGCATAATTGCATATGCTCATTCATACCCACAATACATTCTTATGTCTGCTTTCTGTGATAAATCTTAGTTTTTCTTACACAGCTGTCATTTTCAGAGCTTTTGCAGTGCAGGTGGGGGACCATGCTTTTCAAAAAAGAAGCAGAGGTTTCAACCAAACTTCTTGCATTTGCTCATACTCCCTTGATCATTACTATATCCATCCAACATGTGAAGaccatgtttttgtgtttttgttatgGCTTGTTGCATTcatatgaactttttttttttgcatctccTTTACACTTCATCAGGCACTTTTGTTCTAGCATCAGGCATCAAATGAGCTTCATGGTAAACCTGCCAGTCTCCATCCTGGTCCGTCCTCCTCCGGATCCTGCTCCTGTACTGTGAGGTACAAAGTCAATCGTGGCTGTGTGTTTGATCTGTCCTTTGCTCTGACTccagaaaaacataaatataaagcaAACTGCCACAGAACTCAGGAATGACAGTAAGCCTATTGTTACTGCCACCAGCAGTGTCTTCAAGTCAAACGGAAAAGGCTGGGCATCATATGAGCTGTTTACTGGTGGATTGTTAGATGTAAAGCTCCATCCATCAAGAAAGAAGTGTGCAGAGCGGTTCCGAGATAAGGAAGTCACAAATCTTCGCACCCACAGACTGACAAATATACTGTCATTCCCTGCCACGTTGGATGCAAAGCAGTAATAGATGCCACTGTCTTGTAGTTGTACATAACGCACCTCAAGGGTTCCATTGGACAGCACACGGATCCGACCTGTGGTGGGCACTAGTGTCCGCTGAGGGCTCACCCAGATGACAGAGGGGGAAGGGTCTCCATCTACTCGGCAAAGGAAAAGGACTGTTTGGCCTTCATCAACATGCACCTCCTGTTTCTCGCGATTTAGAATATGTGCCTGTCTACAAATAAACAACACTGGAAGCTCAGATTCTGTGAACTCCTGGAATGCTCTACCCTGCACCTGTATAGGTGTGGTACAGCTTGGAGGCTGTCCATCAGTAAGTAGATGCATATGACGCTGCAGGACCCAAAATAGTCGGCAGTCACAAGCAAGTGGGTTCCCATCCAGCCGAAGCACCTGAAGTGTCTCTACTGATTGGAACACAGTCTCTACCAGCGTTGACAGTTGATTCAACGATACATTGAATAGCCGAATGTGGACAAGGCCACGGAAAGCACCAGGTTCCACCCTCTGGAGATTCCCACCAACCAAATGGAACTCTTGGAGCTGTATAAGGTCTCTGAGCAAATTTGGCTGGATAGAGGTGATAGGGTTGTAAGACAGGTCCAAGTATAGCAGATAGGCCAGATGGCGGAAAGACGTATATGGAACAGAGCTCAGGTTACAGTTGCTGAGTGTCAGAGAAGTAAGGTTGAGTCCAATTAAGCTATTAGGTAAGAGTGTATCCAGTCTATTCCAGTGGGTCAATGTCAGCTCCCTGAGCTGAGTCAGCTTTCTAAATGAATTGTTGGGTAGCACTGTGAGACCAGTGTAACAGAAATGCAGCCTCACTAGCCTGGGAAGCTGTGACAGTGCCTCAGTTGGTACTGAAGTAAGGTTATAGCCATCCAGGTTAAGTTCCTGAAGGTATAGTAGGCCACTGAAGGCATGGTTTGAGATGAACACAAGATCATTCTCATTCACTGCCAACTTCTGTAGAGATGGCATCTCATAAAACATGTCATTGAGAAAGACAAGGATTTCATTTTTACTAATGTCCAGCAGACGGAGACTCTGAAGTCCAGAGAACACTCCGACCAGAATGATCTTCAGCCGATTTCGGGAAATCCTCAGAATGAGAAGGTTTTGCAGGCCAGAGAATGCTTGCACTTCAATCACTGTCAGCATGTTTTCACTCAAATCCAATTCCTCAAGCTGTTCCAGCTCAGAGAACTGATGTTTTCTAAGTGTATTCAGCTGATTATTGGCCAGACTGAGGTATTTTGTGTTCTTATGGATACCCTCCGGTACGGAGTTTAAGTGACACGAGGAGCAGTTGACCTTGAGAAGCTCATTTAAGCACTCACAATTCTGAGGGCATGACCAAGGTGGGATTTCTTCTACTGACACACCTACTATGCACAGTTGTGCCACCCACCAAAACACCATCCACAAATCAGCAGCTTCCCCAAACATCTGGAGTTCAACCTACAACGACAACAGTGGAAACCAGTGATTATTGTTCCAAAATTTGGTTGTGATTTGGTTGTTTCCAAAATAATCACAATCATCACAATTTATTCTTTACTGTCCTTTAGTTTTACAATTGAATAAAGAAATATGCTAGTATAAAACTGTGACTATAAGGTTTGTTAGACTGGGTGTGCTGCCACTCATGTGCCCTTAAACAGGACCATTAACTCTCTTTGAGACCCTTGGGAGATGTGTATTCTGCTACTATATGTCATTTCATTTGGCCATTCACAGAATTACACACATTGCTATGGAATCTGAAAGTAGATGCataacagcattttatttttagcaaATTTGATGTTTCCAAAAGTCATTTTCTTGTTTACACCAGCAGCTCAACCCCTTGGGTTTGTTTGTCAAGTGTAGCAGGTGTAAGATTGGGATCAGGCGAGGATCTCTGTGTGAGAGTCCGGGACTCAAGCAGTTACTTTTCCGTAACTGTGTgttggcagcttggcagttaTCTAATACTTAGGCAAGCAtggcagcagtgtgtgtgtgtgtgtgtggttgtgtgtgtgtttgtttgtttgtttgtgtgtgtgtgtatgtgtgtgtgtgtgtgtgtgtgtgtgtgtgtgtgtgtgtgtgtgtgtgtgtgtttattaaattattaatatttgcatGCACAAAACTGTTAGGTTTACatgaatacaaatgcattcaacaacaacaacaacaacaacaacaacaacaacaataataataataataataataataataataataatattaataataataataataataataattaaagccccacacacacacacctaaagtATTCAGTTCCATACTAAACACTCCATACTGAGTAAGTCCTACAATTCTAAACAATTATATTAGGTTTCTGGTACTGAAtgacaaatttaaaatattttaattccaACACTGcaaatgattttaattaatatgcCCCACCTGAAAATAGAGCAACTTAACATTGTTTAACTCAACAGTGCAAAAAAtactgcttttattattattattattattattattattattattattattattattattattacaatttcaGGCACATTTTCCCATTAAATAACTTTAGCTAGAATACATTTTCAGCAGGCTAACACAAAACTAAGCAAAAactaaatgataaaaatatagaattttaaAGCTAAATTCTAGTTAGGTTGAACAACCTTTTAAATTCTTGTAtttgaaatacaaaaatacttttatcattttaaaagttTCAACTAGATTCTGAGTTAAGTGTGAACATCACTTTAaatacacttttacacaatgATTACAGTTATAATAGATATTTAACACAATTTACACAGTTTTGGATGGGAATATTGAGATTTATTTTAGTTCTTGTTGCAGACTGAATAAAAAGGAGTTGACATTTGTGACCACAGGAACAAGTGGTTAAGTgattattaaactttttgtatccAGGAATccattaaacaaaaagaaagatttcCTATTAGTATGGATTTatttgctaattattttttatgtgtaAAGTAATATTTTGCGTTTCAGTGATAGAATACATTAGGTTAGGAGTTCttgtggtttaaaatgaaaCCCATTCGATTTAGGCACTCATTTAAATAACCAATAATCAATAatttggatagatagatagatagatagatagatagatagatagatagatagatagatagatagatagatagatagatagatagatagatagatactgtacaaagacagacagacagacagacaaacagacagatagatagatagatagatagatagatagatagatagatagatagatagatagatagatagatagatagatagatagatagatagatactgtacagacatagatagatagatagatagatagatagatagatagatagatagatagatagatagatagatagatagatagatactgtacaaagacagacagacagacagacagacagatagatagatagatagatagatagatagatagatagatagatagatagatagatagatagatagatagatagatagatactgtacaaagacagacagacagatagatagatagatagatactgtacaaagacagacagacagacagacagacagacagatagatagatagatagatagatagatagatagatagatagatagatagatagatagatagatagatagatagatagatactgtacaaAGGCAAAAGCTCTTATAAAGATGTGTTTAAAAACTATATATCTAAGTGAAATAAAACTCACAGATCCATACACAATGTAAGTAGGTGGTTTGGCTACTCATAAAGTTTTAACAAGAAAGGagacaagaaaataaaataaaaactgatttaAATTCTCCAAGTGAAACCAATTCATGCTAAAGGTGCTGTTTACAGGCAACAAAGTTAGACTGAACtaataaccttttttatttcttttgcctGAAAGGAAAAACAGGCTTTATTCTTCAATAAAAGCTCATTTTATCttcagtttacttttatttacttttatacacttttattaATACCAAGTGTTCCCAGGAATACAGCTGTGATATATTTACCTAGTTTAATACAGGCACAACTTTGCATAcaccttctttttttattcatcatctAAATAAAGTCCTAACCTCTATGAAACGAGGCTAAAATCACATtaataagtaaacaaactgtCAATAAACGTAAGGATATTGCATACGTGAACAAACTGTTCCGacaataatgattttttttgcaaCTTACCCAGGAATAAGCATCGACTGTCTTGAAAAATTGTCCCTGTAAACCACTCGTGCAAAACTCCGACACTTTCCGTGGCTCGTGTTCTCTCgcttattgctttttttttctctgatgaCGCGTCAAAACGTGTGAAAGCGCGTGGACTCCCGGAGATGCACGACTTTTGAAGCACCGTGATGGAGAGAGCGCAAAACGGTCCAAGAGTTTGCGCACCGGAGCGCGTGCTCACCACACAGAAATCTGACTTCTAGCACAGTATTCATttcagatcacatttttttaaaagcaaataGCTATTTATACATGCATGCATTCGTAATAAACAGGCCTGCAGAATACGACCATTACATCACCTGGGAATTTATACGCAGTCTCTATGAACCTGCCAAATCTGtggatttaaataaacacacacccaaatttACGCGTCAGAAGGAAGAGCAgttatgtaaagaataaaatcaAGTTAAAGCACGGGgattgttaaaatatttagtatCTTCAAATCTCATATCCATTCTTAATTATCTTACAATTTTTTATAGGAGTAGACCTAAACATAAAACAGCATGGGGACAGAAAATGAGTGTCTCATTGTGTCACACCTACACCTTTGATTACTCTTATTTTTTAAGTAGAATTCACTGACAGTAGGCAGTGGAATAaagaacacatactgtatgggcATGGGATTCTGTTCAAGATTTGTTGGAACGTGTCTGGGGCTCTGAATAACCCAAGAGGGTGGACGCCAAATTGGTCTAAACCAAATAGAGTGGAGTCAATTTTCTCCCAGTACTACAGTCAAGAATATCTGATCATATCCTTTAGGCAAGtccagtattaaataaaaaatgagatgcACCTAACAATTGATGCATGACACTGGGTTTGTGCCCAATTTATACACTGCATGACTTTCCAAAAGCCCACACAGATCTGCCTCGGGAACCAGGACCACAGAGTTGGACAAGTCATTGTGGGACTCGTTACACCGATAACAAGCCTTGATTTTTATGGCCTTAAGCTCTTCCAATAATACTTGTTTGTGTTCAGGCAAAAGGTAGTGGCAGATGCATACCACAACCCCTGAAGTGTCTTGGTGTGGTGTTTTATGAAATTAGTGCGTTCAGGTAGATGAGAAAATGTGTGTCGGAAAATTCCGCTTGAAACTTGGCAACCGCCATGATTTGGGATGGTGAGCAATGGTCTCCACAGGAGATCAGGGAGGATTGAGATGCACACTGTAGGTTCAGCTCTAGTATCAACTCCACCTTCTCCGGAACTACTTTTGCCAAATGAATTATTGGGGAATTATTAGTTTTAGGTGGGAATTAACACCATTTCTCAGAATCAGGGACAGGAAAAGGGTAGAGGAAGTAATGAGGAGGATAAGAGGGGACTTCCTGTCCCTGCACTTGTCTCTGAATTGCAGCTTGCAATGGTCggggttaaaaaaatgtaaaggacCTACTCATACAGGTGACGGTTATTTATCAAAATATGCATACttgaacaattaaaaaaattgtatttccAAAAATTTTGTGTTAAATCCGGTAAACATTACTATAtagttttctgtttgtgtgtattcaaTAAAATTCAAGGCCATATGGTGCTGCAAAATATGCTGTATTTCTAAAACTTCAGTACTTCAagtatacacatttacatacagaTATTTGTAGCACATTATTTTCCACTCTGTCTATAATATACAGCAAACACTGAAATGTATACAAAATGCAAAGCGACGTCTATAAGATGCCTGATTGTAATACATGAACATTTCAGCAGTTGTATAGACTGTTGTAGGTTATTAAAGGTTGAGTATTGGCTTTTACACAAAGTAAATTTATTCACTAATGTTCATTTCTCTGATCACTGGCTCGACGTCTCTCCATCTGTTACTAGTGTGTGTCgtagagcatgtgtgtgtgtgggaagggGGTGGTCTTGATACCTCTACTATGCTATAAGCAAACAACACAACTGGATTATGTTAGAATTTCCTTTGCTTGGTTTAAAAGATCTGTGTTTCAAAGAGCCTTTGAAAGGCCTTTACGTCAACTGTTTTCACttcctgcttgtttttttagGGTATTTTGCCTTCAGTATTACCTTCGGAAAGTGAAACGCAGCTCAATTTAATTCAGGTCAGGTGATTGACTTGGTTTTTGCAGAAGACTTCACTTCGTTGCCTTAAAAATGTCTTGGGTTGATTTGAAGTATGCAAAGTATTCTGTcctattattaataaatacaaggGAACCAGTTCCACTATAAGTTCTGTACGAATGTAACCTGAGCTTAGGCAGTAACACTCCCTGTGGCACCTCTTTGCCACCTCATCAAAATAAGTCTTTCGATCGGGTAAAAATATTACACTTGCTGTTTagtttattatgttggctttgtagaagccaacattctgttttcctatttaagcttagacaaaaaattatcaagagtaactGCTAAGGCTTTCGAGCCATATTGTTATTaattttctaagcgatccgagttccggtacttccggtaccgggtctcaaaatggccttttctcccatagactcccattataaattttggaggtttataactcgatCTACACCAAACtgggccagctcctttagggtgatacgctgaacaaagttttaaattggtgtatcgACTGGcatttcggttgtcccgcagccccgcccccaaaatatgcaaaattaaaaaactttttacaacgttgacatgtgacatatcaaaacactcagaacaatgaggggaacttcctcacaggtattctgatgacgtcatgtgatgtcatgtgaaaatatatcaaaacactcagcccaatgtggggaacttcctcaagagtattcagatgacctcacatgcttgtctccacttgcctccaaatgttttggcaccctagctttctgtccacttgcctccaaatgtaacacggatccttatgtccactcgcctccaaaaaacactgtcctttgcaaatacttactttgtcaaagccaacatcaaagtttgtcgtgacaaacgttacaaatctagttactaATATTCGCAAAAACTAAAGTATACTTTATGATAGAgtctaaattaatttttttgaaaatggtataaattttttttttttaaaaactcccataaataagatataaatatactatgGCATAAAGGTATATGAAATAGtactgaaatttaaaaaaataaataaaaaataagtttaaatagGAGTACAATTTATTTGAGCAACTTAACATATAACATTATGGACGTATTAAA includes the following:
- the lingo4a gene encoding leucine-rich repeat and immunoglobulin-like domain-containing nogo receptor-interacting protein 4a; translation: MFGEAADLWMVFWWVAQLCIVGVSVEEIPPWSCPQNCECLNELLKVNCSSCHLNSVPEGIHKNTKYLSLANNQLNTLRKHQFSELEQLEELDLSENMLTVIEVQAFSGLQNLLILRISRNRLKIILVGVFSGLQSLRLLDISKNEILVFLNDMFYEMPSLQKLAVNENDLVFISNHAFSGLLYLQELNLDGYNLTSVPTEALSQLPRLVRLHFCYTGLTVLPNNSFRKLTQLRELTLTHWNRLDTLLPNSLIGLNLTSLTLSNCNLSSVPYTSFRHLAYLLYLDLSYNPITSIQPNLLRDLIQLQEFHLVGGNLQRVEPGAFRGLVHIRLFNVSLNQLSTLVETVFQSVETLQVLRLDGNPLACDCRLFWVLQRHMHLLTDGQPPSCTTPIQVQGRAFQEFTESELPVLFICRQAHILNREKQEVHVDEGQTVLFLCRVDGDPSPSVIWVSPQRTLVPTTGRIRVLSNGTLEVRYVQLQDSGIYYCFASNVAGNDSIFVSLWVRRFVTSLSRNRSAHFFLDGWSFTSNNPPVNSSYDAQPFPFDLKTLLVAVTIGLLSFLSSVAVCFIFMFFWSQSKGQIKHTATIDFVPHSTGAGSGGGRTRMETGRFTMKLI